In Pectobacterium brasiliense, the genomic stretch ACGGGTAATGACGTTGCGGTATTGGATGAACTGTTCTGGCACGATGAAAAAACGGTGCGCTACGGTGCCGGAGAAAATCTGTACGGGATCGAGGAAATCCGCGCCTTTCGCCTCGCTCGCCCCTCTGCCGGTCTGGACAGAGCCCTGCGTAATACGGTCATCACCACTTATGGTCATGATATGGCCGTCGCCAGCACGGAGTTTACCCGCGTGGGCAGTACGAAGATCGGTCGCCAAATGCAAACCTGGGTAAAAATGCCCGAAGGCTGGCGCGTTGTCGCCGCCCACGTCAGCCTGATGAGCGAATAGTAAGAGGGGAGGATTTTTCCCCTCTGCCACGTCTACCGAACTCACATCCTCAAGGCTGGCGGTGATACACCGCTTCAATATTGTAGCCATCGGGGTCGTGCACGAATGCGGCGTAATAATCCTGATGATAATGTGGGCGCAGCCCCGGCGGCCCGTTATCTATGCCTCCTGCCGCAGTAGCGGCGGCAAAGAAAGCCTCAACATGCTCTCGCGAGGCGGCGCTGAACGCAAAATGCACCGCCGGACACGGTTCGCCCTTCGACTGGTAAATCCAGAACTCGCCGCCGGGATCGCTTGACTGCCCATACCCTTCCATCACTGCAAAGCTGACGGCAAATGACATGTCCTTAATCAGGCGATAACCCAACGGCTTGAGCGCCATTTCATAGAATTGTCGGCTACGGGTAATATCCCTCACCGGAATGCTCAGGTGATCTAACACGATGGCCCCTTTCGATAATCGCTGTGGGTGATATCTAGCCACTATAACCATAGTTTTATCATGGATAATATGATCGCGATCGGCAAAAGAGAAACACACGATGGTTCACAAAGTATCCTATCAAATCAGCTCTGCCACCCTGTTTTTATTCCCCCTAAATATGACAGATATATTATTCAGAACACTCTCATTTATTGGTGGGAATTAACGCAATCATTTTACCCGCAATATCTTTGCTATACTGTATAAAATACCGACAGATATCATAAGTAAAAAATGTACCTACGTCGGCCTATTTGAGTGTCTATAACCCGAAAAATGTGATTTATTTATCATATTATTCGATTAGTGAAATTCACTATAAATCGCGGTTTATCCACCATCAGAAAAGGTTATATCCCCTCCGAATCCAACGTGTAAAAATCAACAGGTAACACACTGTTATAAAAAGAATTACCCTTCCAATCAAAAATCATAAAGATCACG encodes the following:
- the hpxZ gene encoding oxalurate catabolism protein HpxZ, translating into MLPEDINQPDVLADVTAAFYRYEKALTGNDVAVLDELFWHDEKTVRYGAGENLYGIEEIRAFRLARPSAGLDRALRNTVITTYGHDMAVASTEFTRVGSTKIGRQMQTWVKMPEGWRVVAAHVSLMSE
- a CDS encoding VOC family protein — protein: MLDHLSIPVRDITRSRQFYEMALKPLGYRLIKDMSFAVSFAVMEGYGQSSDPGGEFWIYQSKGEPCPAVHFAFSAASREHVEAFFAAATAAGGIDNGPPGLRPHYHQDYYAAFVHDPDGYNIEAVYHRQP